A region of Candidatus Liberibacter africanus PTSAPSY DNA encodes the following proteins:
- the rpsD gene encoding 30S ribosomal protein S4, with translation MSKRESSKHKIDRRIGENLWGRPKSPVNTRSYGPGLHGQRRRSKPSYFGLQLRAKQKMKKYYGDISEKQFCSIFKKADRSKGDTSHNLISLLESRLDTIVYRSKFVPTIFAARQFVNHRHVLVNGVSVNIGSYCCKEGDVIEVKEKSKQLVSVLESVQLAERDVPEYIKADHEKMVATFVRIPSSLSDVPYPVVMQPNLVIEFYSR, from the coding sequence ATGAGTAAGCGTGAGTCGTCTAAGCATAAGATTGATCGTCGTATAGGTGAAAATTTATGGGGGCGTCCAAAGTCACCAGTCAATACGCGTTCATATGGTCCTGGTTTACATGGTCAACGTCGCAGGTCAAAACCTTCTTATTTTGGATTGCAATTGCGCGCCAAACAGAAGATGAAAAAGTATTATGGCGATATCAGTGAAAAGCAATTTTGTTCTATTTTTAAAAAGGCAGATCGCAGTAAAGGAGATACTTCTCATAATCTCATTTCACTTTTAGAATCTCGCTTGGATACTATAGTTTATCGCTCTAAATTTGTTCCTACTATTTTTGCTGCGCGTCAATTTGTTAATCACCGTCATGTTCTTGTTAATGGTGTTTCTGTTAACATCGGATCATATTGCTGTAAGGAAGGCGATGTCATAGAGGTAAAGGAAAAATCCAAGCAATTAGTTTCTGTTTTAGAGTCCGTACAACTTGCTGAACGTGATGTTCCAGAATATATCAAAGCTGATCACGAGAAAATGGTTGCTACTTTTGTTAGGATTCCCTCGTCTCTCAGTGATGTGCCATATCCTGTTGTTATGCAGCCTAATCTTGTTATTGAATTTTATTCCCGTTAA
- a CDS encoding RNA methyltransferase produces the protein MTQCSPRLQNYTKGPVIVLVDPQLGENIGMVARAMWNYNLTQLRLVNPRDGWPNEKARSSSANADRVIDSVCVFSSLREAIADLHFVYATTARSRNNFKSVFSPKEAAIVLNERIASEQNVGIIFGRESRGLTNEEISLSNAIISFPVNPAFSSLNISHAVLLMVWEYMENSVLISEKIVKEHNKPATKGELLSFLDYLENSLEERGYFRPVEKREKMLDDLRSVFIRAELMQQEIFLLRGIISALDRFSRKYPRGSVMCPKKTETSE, from the coding sequence ATGACGCAATGTTCCCCTAGATTACAAAATTATACCAAAGGTCCTGTTATCGTTCTGGTAGATCCGCAGTTAGGAGAAAATATCGGCATGGTTGCTCGTGCGATGTGGAATTATAATTTGACTCAATTACGTTTAGTAAATCCTAGGGATGGCTGGCCGAATGAAAAAGCACGTTCTTCTTCGGCTAATGCAGATCGTGTAATAGATTCTGTGTGTGTTTTTTCCAGTCTTAGAGAAGCAATAGCCGACCTTCATTTTGTCTATGCTACAACTGCTCGAAGTCGTAATAATTTTAAATCCGTTTTTTCTCCCAAAGAAGCAGCCATCGTATTGAATGAAAGGATTGCCTCTGAACAAAATGTAGGGATAATCTTTGGCCGTGAGAGTCGGGGATTGACCAATGAGGAAATTTCTTTGTCTAATGCCATTATTAGTTTTCCAGTCAATCCTGCTTTTTCTTCATTGAATATTTCCCACGCCGTTTTGTTGATGGTATGGGAATATATGGAAAATAGTGTATTAATATCAGAAAAGATTGTAAAAGAGCATAATAAGCCTGCTACAAAAGGTGAACTATTAAGTTTTTTAGATTACCTTGAAAATTCTTTGGAAGAACGGGGGTATTTTCGTCCTGTGGAGAAAAGAGAAAAGATGTTAGATGATTTACGTTCCGTATTCATTCGCGCTGAATTGATGCAACAAGAGATTTTTTTGTTGCGGGGAATTATTTCTGCATTAGATCGATTTTCTAGAAAGTATCCGCGCGGGAGTGTTATGTGTCCTAAAAAAACAGAAACATCAGAATAA
- a CDS encoding NADP-dependent isocitrate dehydrogenase, translating to MKKIKVTKPVVSLDGDEMTRIIWKLIQEKLINPYLDIKIEYFDLSIQNRDMTDDQVTVDAANAIKNCGVGIKCATITADRARVKEFNLKEMWKSPNGTIRNILGGIIFREPIICNNVPRLVPGWKKPIIIGRHAFGDQYRATDFQFPGKGKLILKFVGNDGQTIEKEVYNSPGSGIAMAMYNLDDSIRNFARAAMQYALSRQLPLYLSTKDTILKSYDGRFKSIFDEIFENEFKNKFDELNITYAHRLIDDMVASSIKWSGGYVWACKNYDGDVQSDIIAQGFGSLGLMTSVLVTADGKTMETEAAHGTVTRHYRQYQQGKETSTNSIASIFAWTRGLLHRAKLDDNIDLKNFAESLEHVCVKTVEDGFMTKDLALLIGPQQDWLSTTDFIEKISSNLRDKLQIES from the coding sequence GTGAAAAAAATAAAAGTTACAAAACCTGTTGTCAGCTTAGATGGTGATGAGATGACAAGAATTATATGGAAATTAATCCAAGAAAAACTCATCAATCCTTATCTTGACATTAAAATTGAATATTTTGATCTTTCTATTCAAAATAGAGATATGACAGATGATCAGGTGACTGTTGACGCTGCCAATGCAATAAAAAATTGTGGCGTTGGTATTAAATGTGCAACCATTACAGCCGATCGTGCACGCGTCAAAGAATTTAATTTAAAAGAGATGTGGAAATCACCAAATGGTACTATCCGCAATATTCTTGGCGGCATTATCTTTCGAGAACCAATTATTTGCAATAACGTCCCACGGCTTGTTCCTGGATGGAAAAAACCAATTATCATTGGACGACATGCTTTTGGAGATCAATATCGTGCAACAGATTTTCAATTTCCCGGAAAAGGAAAATTGATTTTAAAATTTGTCGGCAATGATGGTCAAACAATTGAAAAAGAAGTTTATAATTCTCCTGGAAGTGGCATTGCTATGGCAATGTATAATCTAGACGATTCAATACGAAACTTTGCACGTGCTGCAATGCAGTACGCATTATCCCGTCAACTCCCATTATACCTCTCCACAAAAGATACCATTCTCAAATCTTATGATGGACGATTTAAAAGTATTTTCGATGAAATATTTGAAAATGAGTTTAAAAACAAATTTGATGAACTCAATATTACATATGCACATCGTCTCATTGATGATATGGTTGCTTCATCCATAAAATGGTCTGGAGGTTATGTCTGGGCTTGCAAGAATTATGATGGTGATGTGCAATCAGATATAATAGCACAAGGATTTGGATCTCTTGGCCTGATGACTTCAGTTTTAGTCACAGCCGATGGAAAAACGATGGAAACTGAAGCCGCCCATGGAACAGTAACAAGACATTATCGTCAATATCAACAAGGTAAGGAAACATCAACTAATTCAATCGCTTCTATTTTTGCTTGGACACGCGGTTTGCTTCACCGAGCTAAACTCGACGACAATATTGACCTGAAAAATTTTGCTGAAAGTTTAGAGCATGTATGCGTTAAAACAGTAGAAGACGGCTTTATGACAAAGGATTTAGCTTTACTTATCGGCCCTCAACAAGATTGGTTATCTACTACTGATTTTATTGAAAAAATAAGCAGCAATCTTCGAGACAAATTACAGATAGAGAGTTAA
- a CDS encoding PAS domain-containing sensor histidine kinase, which yields MVFIVLIAITSTIKVITRYTQQEKMIHQTSLFLEETIETIFKNNNIKFDIAFQQKAESILEQLPIRHISPKSFVLLVQPNGVVFASSKKQSPHIGKRIEEVIPGFNHVNNMVKKTQNLEITLSQQPYHVSSIHHLHNDGLILIANSKLPLLRFWREEVTLELMFFSSISAVILLVLFNYYKQAKNTKDSNNLLFDSSTYVETALSRGRCGIWNFNFDEKKFYLSQSMHEIFGIPCENQPLSFRAIARLIHGNDTTIYDIARSIIKNRITQLDQIFHMRHSSGADIWIKVRAQVMRTISGSINIIGIAIDITEQYYLEKRFAEADKRLSKAIECTSEAFVLWDKDDRLVMCNVHYQKAYGLPDHVIFPGNSRSIIQEAQIHPIIEYHTSDPTRSQDISKEIKLADSRWLQINEWRTKDGDTIAVGTDITKLKRSQKKLRESERRLKATINDLSTSRQILERQKTELSIANTKYQVEKERAEIANKAKSEFLAKMSHELRTPLNAILGFSEIIKREIFGELGSVKYYEYAKDIHDSGQHLLNLINDILEMSKIETEQIPIEKQNTNLMPIIDGILQLISPLAQNKNIKIEKNISPELFFHADKRIIKKILIPIISNSIKFTNDGGKMIIRASQIDQRMIITIADTGIGIPKSALERIGQPFEQLNNQHDKSLGGSGLGLSISYALTHLHGGRLKIISQEGKGTIVTICMPQQNNHALIA from the coding sequence ATGGTATTTATTGTGTTGATAGCCATCACCAGTACTATCAAAGTTATAACAAGATATACACAACAAGAGAAGATGATTCATCAAACATCTCTTTTTCTTGAAGAAACCATAGAAACTATTTTTAAAAACAACAATATAAAATTCGATATAGCATTTCAACAAAAAGCAGAATCGATACTAGAACAACTTCCTATCAGACATATTTCCCCCAAAAGTTTTGTGCTTCTTGTCCAACCAAACGGGGTAGTTTTTGCATCATCTAAAAAACAATCCCCTCATATAGGCAAAAGAATAGAAGAAGTTATTCCTGGATTTAATCATGTGAACAATATGGTTAAAAAAACGCAAAATTTAGAAATTACTCTTTCTCAACAACCATATCATGTGTCATCAATACATCATCTTCATAATGATGGATTGATTCTGATTGCCAATTCTAAATTACCCTTATTACGTTTTTGGAGAGAAGAAGTAACATTAGAATTAATGTTTTTTTCCAGTATTTCAGCAGTTATTTTACTTGTCCTCTTTAATTATTACAAACAAGCAAAAAACACCAAAGATAGTAATAATCTTTTATTCGATTCCAGTACATACGTTGAAACAGCTTTATCGCGTGGGAGATGTGGAATATGGAATTTTAATTTTGATGAGAAGAAATTTTACTTGTCACAGTCTATGCATGAAATTTTTGGAATTCCTTGTGAAAATCAACCTTTATCATTTCGTGCAATAGCACGCCTCATTCATGGTAATGATACAACAATTTATGATATAGCGCGATCAATAATCAAAAATCGTATCACACAGTTAGATCAGATATTTCACATGCGACATTCTAGCGGAGCTGACATCTGGATAAAAGTGCGAGCTCAAGTGATGCGCACAATATCAGGAAGCATTAATATTATTGGCATAGCAATAGATATTACAGAACAATATTACTTAGAAAAACGTTTTGCAGAAGCAGATAAACGATTATCAAAAGCGATAGAGTGTACTTCTGAAGCCTTTGTTTTATGGGATAAAGATGATCGACTTGTTATGTGTAATGTTCATTATCAAAAAGCTTATGGATTACCTGATCACGTTATTTTCCCTGGCAATTCCCGTTCAATTATTCAAGAGGCCCAAATTCATCCTATTATTGAATATCACACTTCCGATCCCACACGTTCGCAAGATATCAGCAAAGAAATCAAACTGGCCGATTCAAGATGGTTACAGATTAACGAATGGCGCACAAAAGACGGCGACACCATTGCAGTTGGAACGGACATCACAAAGCTTAAACGCAGTCAAAAGAAATTGCGAGAATCTGAACGTCGCCTCAAGGCAACTATTAATGATTTGTCTACATCACGTCAAATATTGGAACGTCAAAAAACCGAACTTTCAATAGCTAACACCAAATATCAAGTTGAAAAAGAACGTGCTGAAATAGCCAATAAGGCTAAATCAGAATTTCTAGCTAAAATGTCTCATGAATTACGAACTCCTCTTAATGCTATTCTCGGTTTTTCTGAAATTATCAAAAGAGAAATATTTGGAGAACTAGGATCTGTTAAATACTATGAATATGCAAAAGATATTCATGATAGTGGGCAACACCTGCTGAATCTAATAAACGATATTCTGGAAATGTCTAAAATAGAAACAGAGCAAATTCCAATCGAAAAACAAAACACCAATTTAATGCCTATAATTGATGGAATCCTTCAGTTGATTTCTCCTTTAGCACAAAATAAAAATATCAAAATTGAAAAGAATATATCTCCAGAACTATTTTTTCATGCTGATAAACGAATAATAAAGAAGATTCTTATCCCTATTATTTCTAACTCAATTAAATTCACCAATGATGGTGGAAAAATGATTATTCGAGCCTCTCAGATAGATCAACGTATGATCATAACCATAGCTGATACAGGTATTGGTATCCCTAAATCAGCTTTAGAAAGAATCGGACAACCTTTTGAACAATTAAACAATCAACATGATAAAAGCCTAGGAGGATCTGGACTTGGGTTATCTATATCATACGCTTTAACTCATCTCCATGGAGGAAGATTGAAAATTATTTCTCAGGAAGGAAAAGGAACAATCGTAACAATTTGCATGCCACAACAAAACAATCATGCGTTGATTGCTTAA
- the glnA gene encoding type I glutamate--ammonia ligase → MVDEAATIIQKIEQEKTKFIDLRFTDLQGKFLHISISTPLFNEDTLLNGIILDSSSIPGWDSQHLKLLLIPDMKTMHIDPFYAQSTIAFICNVYDPVSLKPYNRDPRYTAQKAIDYLQLVGIGDTLLLGITAEFFIFDSAHCTMSPIKSGFSLESTELSKNETNKGYIPNTKSGYTLSPEDKSHDLRSEIVSALNNIDVQITKYQNQAHDAQHSFSLQLESLLQASDNLQKYKYSVHQVANSYCKTATFMPKPLAYHNGSSMYLNMSIHKGGKEVFAGNQYEGLSETCLYYLGGIIKHAKALNAFTNPSTNSYKRLLSDHQSPIKLSYSMHNNASSCRIPLNNQLEHKNIEIRFADPSANPYLASTAILMAGLDGIAKKIHPGKNFDELSLKEQMKVPKISSSLRESLKNLNSDREFLKVGNVFDDDQIDAFINLKNNEVLRLEQTPCPIEFEMYYSI, encoded by the coding sequence ATGGTTGATGAGGCAGCTACCATCATCCAAAAGATTGAACAAGAAAAAACGAAGTTTATCGACTTGCGTTTTACCGATTTGCAAGGAAAGTTTCTCCATATATCAATCAGCACCCCCTTATTCAATGAGGATACACTTTTGAATGGAATCATCTTAGATAGTTCTTCTATTCCTGGATGGGATTCTCAACATCTCAAATTACTCCTCATTCCTGACATGAAAACAATGCACATAGATCCATTCTATGCGCAATCAACAATAGCCTTTATTTGTAACGTCTACGATCCTGTAAGCCTTAAACCTTATAACCGTGATCCCCGCTATACTGCACAAAAAGCCATAGACTATCTCCAGTTAGTAGGTATAGGCGATACATTACTACTCGGCATAACTGCCGAGTTTTTTATATTTGATAGCGCTCATTGTACAATGTCACCTATCAAATCAGGATTTTCATTGGAATCCACAGAGTTGTCAAAAAATGAAACTAATAAAGGATATATACCCAATACAAAAAGCGGCTATACACTTTCCCCAGAAGATAAATCACATGATTTGCGATCTGAAATTGTAAGCGCTTTAAATAACATAGACGTTCAAATCACAAAATATCAAAACCAAGCACATGATGCTCAGCATTCATTTAGCTTACAATTAGAATCACTATTACAGGCTTCTGATAATCTTCAAAAATATAAGTATTCTGTTCATCAAGTCGCCAATTCATATTGTAAAACTGCTACTTTCATGCCAAAACCTCTCGCTTATCATAATGGTTCAAGCATGTATTTAAATATGTCAATTCATAAAGGAGGTAAAGAAGTTTTTGCAGGCAATCAATACGAAGGACTATCAGAAACATGCCTTTATTATCTAGGAGGCATCATCAAACATGCAAAAGCCTTAAACGCCTTCACAAATCCTTCCACTAATTCCTATAAACGTTTACTTTCTGATCACCAATCTCCCATAAAACTTTCTTATTCAATGCATAACAATGCATCTTCTTGTCGTATTCCATTGAACAATCAATTAGAACACAAAAATATCGAAATAAGATTTGCTGATCCTAGCGCCAATCCTTACCTTGCTTCCACAGCCATCCTCATGGCAGGATTAGATGGAATTGCCAAAAAAATTCATCCTGGAAAAAATTTTGATGAACTCTCTTTAAAAGAACAAATGAAAGTACCGAAAATATCCTCTTCTCTACGCGAATCCTTAAAAAATCTCAATAGTGATAGGGAGTTCCTAAAAGTAGGAAATGTTTTTGACGACGATCAAATTGATGCATTTATCAATTTAAAAAACAATGAAGTATTAAGGCTAGAACAAACACCTTGTCCTATTGAATTTGAAATGTATTATTCAATATAA
- the murI gene encoding glutamate racemase, protein MTKKINNCILIFDSGIGGLVVLQKTRLLMPDYNFIYVADDIGFPYGNWEDRALKKRLMFIFSDILDKYRPVLSIVACNTAFTLIKDELRSTFPSMTFLGAVPDIKKAVEVTQSGLVSILSTPATLRRAYTGHLIDTYASKCQINLVSSTTLASKIEGYACGENIKDDEIKREIEKCFVEKEGKKTDVIVLACTHYPLITHVFRRVSPWLVEWVDNSDSIALRARTILPKINDRHIELSEDHVFFLSEKRDMSMRSLMQEFGLKY, encoded by the coding sequence GTGACAAAAAAAATTAATAATTGTATTCTTATATTTGATAGTGGTATCGGCGGGCTTGTTGTTTTGCAGAAAACACGTCTTTTAATGCCTGACTATAATTTTATTTATGTGGCTGATGATATTGGTTTCCCTTATGGAAATTGGGAAGATCGTGCGTTGAAAAAACGTCTTATGTTTATTTTTTCAGATATACTAGATAAGTATAGACCCGTATTATCAATAGTAGCATGTAATACTGCTTTTACTTTGATTAAAGATGAATTGCGCTCAACCTTTCCATCCATGACGTTCCTTGGTGCGGTTCCTGATATTAAAAAAGCGGTGGAGGTTACACAAAGTGGTTTGGTTTCTATTTTATCTACGCCTGCGACACTGAGACGTGCATATACTGGTCATTTGATCGATACTTATGCATCAAAATGTCAAATTAATCTCGTTTCTTCTACAACACTCGCTTCTAAAATAGAGGGATATGCTTGTGGGGAAAACATTAAAGACGACGAAATAAAAAGAGAAATAGAAAAATGTTTTGTTGAAAAAGAAGGCAAAAAAACAGATGTTATTGTGCTGGCTTGTACACATTATCCGTTAATAACCCATGTTTTTCGAAGAGTGTCTCCTTGGTTAGTGGAGTGGGTGGATAATTCTGATTCAATCGCTCTTCGTGCTCGCACTATATTGCCAAAAATAAATGATCGTCATATTGAATTATCTGAGGATCATGTATTTTTCTTGTCAGAAAAACGAGATATGTCCATGCGAAGTTTAATGCAAGAATTTGGTCTAAAATATTAA
- the secG gene encoding preprotein translocase subunit SecG, producing the protein MQIFLIVAHLIVVFILVSVILIQSSDSSAFGSSSSSSNFTSVRSSAHSLWRFTAIIAFFFFATSLALGITSRYFSLKNKEALNQSLIDLTKNQVVDNSSDANYHKQVVDNSSDANSHTKSSSKSKKSLSSAVPPNNSSSSKK; encoded by the coding sequence ATGCAGATATTTCTTATAGTTGCGCACTTGATTGTGGTTTTTATCTTGGTTTCCGTAATTTTGATCCAGTCGTCTGATAGTAGCGCTTTTGGCTCTTCTTCTTCTTCTTCTAATTTTACGTCGGTTCGCAGTTCTGCGCATTCGTTATGGCGTTTTACTGCAATTATTGCCTTCTTCTTCTTTGCAACTTCTCTTGCATTGGGAATAACATCGCGATATTTTTCTTTAAAAAATAAGGAAGCTTTGAATCAATCTTTGATTGATTTGACAAAGAATCAAGTGGTTGATAATTCTTCTGATGCTAATTATCATAAACAAGTGGTTGATAATTCTTCTGATGCTAATTCTCATACAAAATCTTCTTCTAAATCTAAAAAATCTCTTTCCTCTGCTGTGCCTCCAAATAATTCTTCCTCTAGTAAAAAGTAG
- a CDS encoding glutaminase, with product MNLRKVVNGIYEDIKYQIGQGRVADYIPELAKVNPGFFGMSIALEDGSVYSSGDSGIPFSIQSISKVFLLTIALQKIDEDIWKRVGREPSGSSFDSIVQLEHDNGIPRNPFVNAGAIVVTDAVLENSSVDHEINSFLDFVRDIAHDPSVYIDSVVANSEIETGYRNFALANFIRSYGNIKCEISDVLKFYFYQCSLMMSCLQLAKSGLYLACRGYNPLTSKNIISPLQSRCVNAVMLTCGHYDNSGDFAYRVGFPGKSGVGGGILAIVPSKASIAVWSPGLNNFGNSLLGAKALELLAVRTGWSIFDPLLI from the coding sequence TTGAATTTGAGGAAAGTTGTCAACGGTATCTATGAGGATATAAAATACCAAATTGGTCAGGGTCGTGTAGCAGACTATATTCCCGAATTGGCTAAGGTAAATCCTGGTTTTTTTGGTATGTCTATCGCTTTAGAAGATGGTAGTGTCTATTCTTCTGGTGACTCGGGAATTCCTTTTTCAATTCAAAGTATTTCTAAAGTTTTTCTGCTAACGATAGCTTTGCAAAAGATTGATGAAGATATTTGGAAACGTGTCGGTAGAGAACCTTCGGGCTCTTCCTTTGATTCAATAGTGCAACTTGAGCATGATAATGGTATTCCCCGCAATCCTTTTGTTAATGCTGGCGCTATAGTGGTGACTGATGCGGTTCTGGAAAATAGTTCTGTTGATCATGAAATAAATAGTTTCTTGGATTTTGTGCGTGATATAGCGCATGATCCATCGGTTTATATTGATTCTGTTGTAGCTAATTCAGAGATTGAAACTGGCTATCGTAATTTTGCGCTTGCGAATTTTATTCGTTCATATGGTAATATAAAATGCGAAATTTCAGATGTTTTGAAGTTTTATTTTTATCAGTGTTCTCTTATGATGAGCTGTTTACAGCTTGCAAAATCGGGTTTATATCTTGCATGTCGAGGATACAATCCTTTAACAAGTAAAAATATAATTTCTCCTCTTCAGTCCCGTTGCGTAAATGCAGTAATGCTTACATGTGGTCATTATGATAATTCTGGGGATTTTGCGTATCGTGTTGGCTTCCCTGGGAAAAGTGGTGTTGGTGGAGGGATTCTTGCTATTGTGCCTTCTAAGGCATCGATAGCTGTTTGGTCTCCCGGTTTGAATAATTTTGGCAATTCTTTATTAGGGGCCAAGGCACTAGAACTTTTGGCTGTTCGTACAGGTTGGTCAATATTTGATCCTCTGCTCATATAA
- the tpiA gene encoding triose-phosphate isomerase: protein MKKSIRPLVVGNWKMNGLRASLEKIEKIAQGIEINSCHIDVVICPPATLMDAASRLCDKYSLIIGAQDCHMNEFGAYTGDISASMLADCGAQCVILGHSERRIGHQESSKIVQCKVKSACNAGLDPIICIGETGEEYRSGKTFEVLQRQLDCSFPDDFKSSRPIVAYEPVWAIGTGNFPSIAELDKTHSFVRRVLLDRFPEEGQKMRILYGGSVSIANVKDFSLIENIDGLLVGGASLQDESFLKIIEIFERGYVDYFFKNVSL from the coding sequence ATAAAAAAAAGCATTCGGCCACTTGTAGTCGGAAATTGGAAAATGAACGGGTTGCGGGCATCTCTTGAAAAAATAGAGAAAATTGCGCAAGGAATTGAAATAAATAGTTGTCATATAGATGTTGTTATATGTCCGCCAGCAACCCTAATGGATGCAGCTTCGCGTCTTTGTGACAAATATTCTCTGATCATTGGTGCACAAGATTGTCATATGAATGAATTTGGTGCATACACAGGGGATATTTCGGCGAGTATGTTAGCGGATTGTGGTGCTCAATGTGTAATTTTAGGGCATTCTGAACGGCGTATAGGTCATCAAGAAAGCAGTAAAATTGTGCAATGTAAGGTAAAATCTGCTTGTAATGCAGGATTGGATCCAATAATATGCATCGGTGAAACAGGCGAGGAATATCGTTCTGGTAAGACCTTTGAGGTTTTACAGAGGCAATTAGATTGTAGTTTCCCGGATGATTTTAAATCCTCTCGGCCGATTGTTGCCTATGAGCCCGTTTGGGCTATCGGCACAGGTAATTTCCCTTCTATTGCCGAGCTTGATAAAACTCATTCTTTTGTGCGTCGTGTTCTGTTAGATCGTTTCCCTGAAGAAGGGCAGAAGATGCGCATCTTGTATGGAGGGTCAGTGAGCATTGCAAATGTAAAAGATTTTTCATTGATTGAAAATATAGATGGGTTGTTAGTTGGTGGGGCTAGTCTTCAAGATGAATCATTTTTAAAAATTATTGAAATTTTTGAGCGCGGATACGTTGATTATTTCTTTAAAAATGTATCATTATAG
- a CDS encoding CTP synthase — MVRYIFITGGVVSSLGKGVAAASLGALLQARQYKVRVRKLDPYLNADPGTMSPMQHGEVFVTDDGAEADLDLGHYERFMGVCSTKTDNITTGRIYKNVIEKERRGYYLGATVQVIPHVTNEIKEFITRGNEDVDFVICEIGGTVGDIEAMPFVEAIRQLGNDLLYHGSKALYIHLTLMPYIKSSGELKTKPIQHSVKELQALGVHPDILLIRVDRDIPEMERRKLSLFCNVPISAVIQALDVDDIYKVPLTYHRAGMDSVVLSSFGIENVQPPQIDNWKSFCDSTSLFKHEVKVAIVGKYIHLKDAYRSLIEALRHGGVSSYTKVQLSWVDAEVLEKEDPVKHLYGVHGIIIPGGFDKRGSEGKIVAIRFARENKIPFLGICFGMQMAVIEVARNLIGISNACSTEFSDAGEPVVALMREWIKGDKREKRLVSDDLGATMRLGAYDVSLKEKTLISKIYGVNVISERHRHRYEVNLNYQEKLEDCGLKFSGFSIDQNLPEVVEYTNHPWFIGVQYHPELKSRPLDPHPLFTSFIQAALSYSHNPSKELNEINDDNFL; from the coding sequence GTGGTTAGATATATTTTTATCACTGGTGGAGTGGTTTCTTCTTTAGGGAAGGGAGTGGCAGCAGCTTCGTTGGGTGCATTATTGCAGGCTCGTCAATATAAAGTTCGAGTGCGTAAGCTTGATCCTTATCTTAATGCTGATCCTGGAACAATGAGTCCGATGCAACATGGTGAGGTTTTTGTTACTGATGATGGTGCTGAAGCTGATTTAGATCTTGGCCATTATGAACGTTTCATGGGTGTTTGTTCTACCAAAACAGATAATATTACTACTGGACGGATTTATAAGAATGTCATTGAAAAAGAGCGTCGGGGATATTATCTCGGTGCAACTGTGCAAGTTATTCCTCATGTTACAAATGAGATAAAAGAGTTTATTACTAGAGGAAATGAAGACGTTGATTTCGTTATTTGTGAGATTGGTGGAACTGTTGGTGATATCGAGGCGATGCCTTTTGTAGAGGCTATTCGTCAGCTTGGAAATGATTTATTATATCATGGTAGTAAAGCTTTATATATTCATTTGACTCTTATGCCGTATATCAAGTCTTCTGGTGAACTGAAAACCAAACCTATTCAACATTCTGTTAAAGAATTACAAGCTCTTGGTGTACATCCAGATATTTTATTAATACGTGTTGATCGTGATATCCCTGAGATGGAACGGCGGAAGCTTTCGTTGTTTTGTAACGTACCAATTTCGGCAGTGATCCAAGCGCTTGATGTTGATGATATCTATAAAGTACCTCTTACATATCACCGTGCAGGAATGGATAGTGTCGTTTTAAGTTCTTTTGGCATTGAAAATGTTCAACCTCCTCAAATAGATAATTGGAAGAGTTTTTGTGATAGTACTTCGTTGTTTAAACATGAGGTGAAAGTTGCGATTGTTGGAAAGTATATTCATCTTAAGGATGCTTATAGATCTTTGATAGAAGCACTGCGTCATGGTGGCGTTAGTAGTTATACAAAAGTGCAATTATCGTGGGTTGACGCGGAGGTGTTGGAAAAAGAAGATCCTGTAAAACATTTGTATGGTGTTCATGGAATTATTATTCCAGGAGGATTTGATAAACGTGGTTCTGAAGGAAAAATTGTTGCTATAAGATTTGCTCGTGAGAATAAAATACCCTTTTTAGGTATTTGTTTTGGTATGCAAATGGCTGTTATTGAGGTTGCGCGTAATCTTATAGGAATATCAAATGCTTGTTCTACTGAATTTTCTGATGCAGGAGAGCCGGTTGTTGCGCTTATGCGTGAATGGATCAAAGGAGATAAGCGGGAAAAGCGTTTGGTATCGGACGATTTAGGAGCAACAATGAGATTGGGAGCATATGATGTTTCTTTGAAAGAGAAAACCTTAATTTCAAAGATATATGGCGTTAATGTAATTTCAGAGCGTCATCGACACCGTTATGAAGTTAATTTAAACTATCAAGAAAAATTAGAAGATTGTGGTTTGAAATTCTCGGGATTTTCTATAGATCAGAATCTTCCAGAAGTTGTAGAATATACAAATCATCCTTGGTTTATAGGAGTTCAGTATCATCCTGAATTGAAGAGTCGTCCTTTGGATCCCCATCCACTTTTTACTAGTTTTATTCAAGCTGCTCTGTCATATAGCCATAATCCTTCAAAGGAATTGAATGAGATTAATGATGACAATTTTTTATAA